In Oscillatoria acuminata PCC 6304, a single window of DNA contains:
- a CDS encoding AAA family ATPase, which translates to MSEDAIISLKIKTRLQNKNVDYLEITSISIKKLSNYLEADSMVQKIALFNHKGGVGKTTTTFNLGWMLASKGKRVIMVDADPQCNLTIMALGEEIEDYGTRIEGVDHTYPNIKKGLAPAFESQPKAIKAVDCIPIKGQERLFLLPGHVGFAEYEATLGIAQALRGSIHSLRNLPGSMTDFLDKTAEKFEADYILIDMSRSLGAINQNILMTSDFFMVPTTADFFSVMAIDSLAKVLPKWYAWATRANSLRLLKDAIYPFPEVKLKFLGIIIQGFRILNERQTGVFETWAKKIEQDVNSKLVPLLQTHNMMLPEQEYVNQEINSNFCLTKIFNFNSLIALSQKHQVPIYELTTQQLGKIGMGLKNNQKNQEDFRHTFSDLADKIIGLTSTAYAVEISKAISPLIQINLPTVGCNGLL; encoded by the coding sequence ATGAGCGAAGATGCTATAATAAGCCTTAAAATCAAAACCAGATTACAGAATAAAAATGTTGATTACCTTGAAATAACAAGCATTTCAATAAAAAAATTATCCAATTATTTGGAGGCTGATTCAATGGTTCAAAAAATTGCATTATTTAATCATAAAGGGGGAGTAGGCAAGACAACCACAACCTTTAATCTGGGTTGGATGCTGGCATCAAAGGGTAAAAGAGTCATCATGGTTGATGCTGATCCACAATGTAATCTAACGATCATGGCATTAGGGGAAGAAATCGAAGATTATGGGACGAGAATAGAAGGAGTTGATCACACTTATCCTAATATCAAAAAAGGTTTAGCACCGGCCTTTGAATCCCAGCCTAAAGCCATTAAAGCGGTAGACTGTATTCCCATCAAGGGCCAAGAGAGATTATTTTTATTACCGGGTCATGTCGGGTTTGCGGAATATGAAGCGACTCTAGGGATTGCTCAGGCACTCAGGGGGTCAATTCATTCCCTCAGAAATTTACCCGGTTCTATGACCGATTTCCTGGATAAAACAGCGGAAAAGTTTGAGGCTGATTATATTTTAATTGACATGAGCCGTAGCTTGGGTGCAATCAATCAAAATATCCTGATGACTAGCGATTTTTTCATGGTGCCAACTACCGCTGATTTTTTTTCAGTCATGGCAATTGACTCTCTGGCGAAAGTGTTACCGAAATGGTACGCTTGGGCTACTAGAGCGAATTCGCTGCGACTCTTGAAAGATGCGATTTATCCATTCCCCGAGGTCAAACTTAAATTTTTAGGGATTATTATTCAAGGTTTTAGGATTCTTAATGAGAGACAAACAGGAGTATTTGAAACCTGGGCAAAAAAAATAGAGCAGGATGTTAACTCTAAATTAGTTCCCCTATTACAAACCCATAATATGATGTTGCCAGAGCAGGAGTATGTCAATCAAGAAATTAATAGCAATTTTTGCTTAACTAAAATTTTCAATTTTAATAGCTTGATTGCCCTATCTCAAAAGCATCAAGTGCCAATTTATGAATTAACCACTCAGCAATTAGGAAAAATCGGGATGGGGCTAAAAAATAATCAGAAAAATCAGGAGGATTTTAGGCATACCTTTTCGGATTTAGCCGATAAAATTATAGGGCTAACTTCTACGGCTTATGCAGTCGAGATATCTAAAGCAATTTCACCACTCATTCAAATCAACCTGCCGACAGTTGGCTGTAATGGATTGTTGTAG